Proteins from a genomic interval of Flammeovirgaceae bacterium SG7u.111:
- a CDS encoding ABC transporter ATP-binding protein, protein MRKLTDMENITLASKSTTSLNGVSQLPKILRTNDLQIGYKSKKGNKMVAEHLNLELYPGQLVCLLGANGAGKSTLMRTLAGIQAPLKGGIWLEDIDIHKVKKTELAKKLSLVLTENMTVGNLSVYSLLSLGRYPYVGWFGQLSEEDKRVIKEAVKATGIEEFLDKQISQLSDGERQKVLITRALVQDTPLIMLDEPTAHLDLPNRVEIIRLLREMARKTGKAIVLSTHELDLALQAADNIWLMMPNQSMVTGMPEDLILQGTFEKAFQKGGFDFCKETGTFKVNIPQRGKTINLKGDKAHYFWTKRALEREGFSFDENADLELNIHQNGQGTEWVLYKNGEAQKFSSVASTIRHLSSTK, encoded by the coding sequence ATGAGAAAACTGACCGATATGGAAAATATAACACTTGCCTCCAAATCCACGACTTCCCTTAACGGCGTATCACAGCTTCCGAAAATCCTGCGCACCAACGATCTTCAAATTGGGTACAAATCCAAAAAAGGAAACAAAATGGTTGCCGAGCATCTCAATTTGGAGCTATATCCTGGTCAACTGGTCTGTCTTTTAGGAGCCAATGGAGCTGGAAAAAGTACGCTCATGCGAACACTGGCAGGAATCCAAGCGCCTTTGAAAGGGGGAATTTGGCTAGAAGATATCGATATCCATAAAGTTAAAAAGACAGAGCTGGCAAAAAAACTCAGTTTGGTACTCACCGAAAATATGACAGTAGGAAATTTAAGTGTGTACAGCCTCCTATCCCTCGGCCGCTACCCTTACGTTGGTTGGTTTGGGCAACTAAGCGAAGAAGACAAGCGGGTGATAAAAGAAGCTGTAAAAGCTACTGGAATTGAAGAATTTCTCGACAAACAAATAAGTCAGCTCAGCGACGGCGAAAGGCAAAAAGTACTTATTACAAGGGCTTTGGTTCAAGATACTCCACTGATCATGCTGGACGAACCAACCGCCCACCTTGACCTTCCCAACCGAGTTGAAATCATCCGTTTGCTTAGAGAGATGGCCCGCAAGACTGGGAAAGCAATTGTACTTTCAACCCACGAACTAGACCTTGCCCTCCAAGCAGCCGATAACATTTGGCTTATGATGCCCAACCAGTCCATGGTTACTGGCATGCCAGAAGACTTGATCTTACAAGGTACATTTGAAAAAGCTTTCCAAAAAGGTGGCTTTGATTTTTGTAAAGAAACAGGGACGTTCAAGGTCAATATTCCTCAGAGGGGGAAAACTATCAACCTAAAAGGAGATAAAGCCCATTACTTCTGGACAAAAAGAGCCTTGGAACGAGAAGGCTTTTCTTTTGATGAAAATGCTGATTTAGAATTGAATATCCACCAAAATGGACAGGGTACAGAGTGGGTTTTGTATAAAAATGGTGAAGCCCAAAAATTCTCTTCTGTAGCATCTACGATAAGGCACCTAAGTTCAACAAAATAA
- a CDS encoding aldo/keto reductase has translation MNYRTLGKTGYKVSEVSLGTWQVGGRWGADFDQKNAEAIIHKAIDEGVNFIDTADVYGDGLSEKIVGAVVRSRSEEVLVATKSGRRLNPHNAEGYNSKTIESFIDDSLKNSGLDTLDLLQLHCPPTSVYQKDEVFEALDKIKEKGKIRHYGVSVEKVEEAIMAMNYSGVATVQIIFNMFRPKPAEEFFPLAKANNVGILARVPLASGLLSGKITKETTFASEDHRNFNRDGKFFDKGETFSGVPLELGFAALERVQKLFGETLIAPQALKWVLMFDAVSCVIPGASRPSQAEANISVSNLPDLTAAQMEEVQKIYDELLKDSIHPNW, from the coding sequence ATGAACTACAGAACATTAGGTAAAACAGGATATAAAGTTTCAGAAGTATCGCTAGGCACTTGGCAGGTGGGCGGCAGATGGGGAGCTGATTTTGATCAGAAGAATGCGGAAGCCATTATCCATAAAGCCATAGACGAAGGAGTGAATTTCATTGATACTGCCGATGTGTATGGAGATGGATTAAGTGAAAAGATTGTGGGAGCAGTAGTCAGAAGCCGTTCGGAAGAGGTGCTGGTTGCCACCAAAAGTGGGCGCAGACTGAATCCTCATAATGCTGAAGGCTACAACTCAAAAACCATCGAAAGTTTCATTGACGATAGCTTGAAAAACTCTGGGCTGGATACGCTCGACCTTTTGCAACTGCACTGCCCTCCTACTTCTGTGTACCAAAAAGATGAGGTATTTGAAGCCTTAGATAAAATAAAGGAAAAAGGGAAAATCCGCCACTATGGAGTGAGTGTGGAGAAAGTAGAGGAAGCTATTATGGCGATGAACTACTCTGGCGTGGCGACTGTACAAATCATTTTCAACATGTTCCGCCCAAAGCCTGCCGAGGAATTCTTCCCCCTAGCCAAGGCAAATAATGTGGGGATTTTGGCGAGAGTTCCCCTTGCCAGCGGTTTGCTTAGCGGAAAAATAACCAAGGAAACTACCTTCGCCAGCGAAGACCATCGGAACTTCAACCGAGATGGAAAATTCTTCGATAAAGGGGAAACTTTCTCTGGTGTTCCACTCGAACTCGGGTTTGCTGCTTTGGAAAGGGTTCAGAAATTATTTGGGGAAACCCTAATCGCTCCACAAGCCCTCAAATGGGTGCTGATGTTCGATGCGGTGAGTTGCGTAATCCCAGGAGCTAGCCGACCTAGCCAAGCCGAAGCCAACATCAGCGTAAGCAACCTGCCTGACCTAACGGCAGCTCAAATGGAAGAAGTTCAAAAGATTTACGACGAGCTGTTGAAAGATAGTATTCATCCGAATTGGTAG
- the fabF gene encoding beta-ketoacyl-ACP synthase II, with amino-acid sequence MKHPKEIRVCVTGMGALTPIGNSVNEFWDNAIAGKSGAAPISKFDVSNFKVKFACEVKEFEPEKYLVRNEIRKSDPFTQYALYAATEAMEDSGIDIEKMSPYDMGVIWGSGQGGMQTFEDEVKGYVANDLNPRFNPFFVPKLIANMASGMISMKFGLMGINYTTVSACATSNSAIMDAYNYIKLGKAKAFITGGSEAPITEASVGGFSSMKAMSTNNENPVEASRPFDVNRDGFVMGEGAGALILEEYEHAKKRGAKIYAEIVGASMTADAYHMTSTHPEGLGASKAMELALAEAGISPNQVDYLNAHATSTPVGDLSEIKAITKVFGTESDLHISATKSMTGHLLGAAGAVEGILSIKAINTGLIPPTINLEQKDEKIPQELNIVTGEAKEAKVDVAISNTFGFGGHNAIVAFKKI; translated from the coding sequence ATGAAACATCCTAAAGAAATACGAGTATGTGTTACGGGCATGGGAGCTTTGACTCCTATTGGTAATTCGGTAAATGAGTTTTGGGACAATGCGATTGCAGGAAAAAGCGGTGCTGCTCCCATCTCCAAGTTTGATGTAAGTAACTTCAAAGTAAAGTTCGCCTGCGAGGTAAAAGAATTTGAGCCTGAAAAGTATCTGGTCAGAAATGAAATTAGAAAGAGCGATCCTTTTACCCAATATGCACTTTATGCAGCAACAGAAGCAATGGAAGACAGCGGCATTGATATAGAAAAAATGTCGCCTTACGATATGGGAGTGATCTGGGGATCAGGGCAAGGAGGCATGCAGACTTTTGAAGACGAGGTGAAAGGCTATGTCGCAAACGACCTAAACCCAAGGTTCAATCCCTTTTTCGTACCCAAACTCATCGCCAATATGGCTTCGGGGATGATCTCCATGAAATTTGGACTGATGGGGATCAACTACACCACGGTTTCGGCTTGTGCAACTTCCAACTCAGCCATTATGGATGCCTACAACTACATCAAACTTGGAAAGGCAAAAGCATTTATTACGGGTGGATCGGAAGCTCCAATTACGGAAGCATCTGTGGGAGGGTTCAGCTCTATGAAGGCAATGTCCACCAACAATGAAAATCCTGTGGAAGCTTCTCGCCCATTTGATGTCAACCGGGACGGGTTTGTGATGGGAGAAGGAGCTGGCGCATTGATACTAGAAGAATACGAACATGCAAAAAAACGAGGGGCAAAAATATACGCTGAGATTGTAGGTGCAAGCATGACTGCCGATGCCTATCACATGACTTCTACTCACCCCGAAGGACTAGGCGCATCCAAAGCAATGGAACTAGCACTGGCAGAAGCGGGTATTTCTCCCAATCAAGTTGATTACCTCAACGCACATGCCACTTCCACCCCAGTGGGAGATTTGAGTGAAATCAAGGCTATTACGAAAGTCTTTGGCACTGAAAGCGACTTGCACATAAGTGCAACAAAATCGATGACTGGGCACTTACTTGGGGCTGCAGGAGCTGTAGAAGGGATTTTGAGCATCAAAGCCATCAATACGGGACTGATTCCTCCCACCATCAATTTGGAACAGAAAGATGAAAAAATCCCTCAGGAGTTGAATATTGTAACGGGGGAAGCAAAAGAAGCGAAGGTAGATGTAGCCATAAGTAATACTTTTGGATTTGGGGGGCATAATGCTATTGTAGCTTTTAAGAAGATATAA
- a CDS encoding CPBP family intramembrane glutamic endopeptidase, whose translation MALDNKIFKNEDPRKLWYFLGASILISWVTLLIPKISFAYVITPFLVALFLATFNTTEGIKKDFRDRIVDIKRINRGWLLLVLLFHPTVVFLTYGLSAGFGLAPIDWECIKLSVSQNLLMYLVFMIFPSIFEQAAWRGFALDRMQLKWTALQASLLTALFHIVWCLPLFFEGNVMASIGLFTPRFFAWVIQMLALSVVYTVIYNNNQRSILITILFHVLFNITNVALCYKLAEASVSTEVIRTGIYVLTAAGFVVYFGAKHLLKEK comes from the coding sequence ATGGCTTTAGACAATAAGATTTTTAAAAACGAAGACCCTCGAAAACTCTGGTACTTTTTAGGGGCGTCTATACTCATCAGTTGGGTAACTCTTTTAATCCCTAAAATAAGCTTTGCTTATGTAATTACTCCCTTTCTTGTAGCGCTGTTTTTGGCTACCTTCAATACTACTGAAGGGATAAAGAAAGATTTTAGGGATAGAATAGTTGATATAAAACGTATTAATAGAGGATGGTTGCTTTTGGTTTTGCTTTTTCATCCCACAGTAGTTTTTTTAACTTATGGTTTATCAGCTGGGTTTGGACTAGCCCCTATAGATTGGGAGTGCATCAAGTTGAGTGTTTCCCAAAATTTGCTCATGTACCTAGTTTTCATGATTTTCCCATCTATTTTCGAGCAAGCTGCTTGGAGAGGGTTTGCCCTAGACAGGATGCAGCTTAAGTGGACAGCTTTGCAGGCAAGTTTGCTTACGGCACTTTTCCATATTGTTTGGTGCTTACCATTGTTTTTCGAGGGAAATGTGATGGCTAGCATTGGGCTATTTACCCCACGTTTCTTTGCTTGGGTAATACAGATGCTTGCACTATCAGTGGTTTACACCGTGATTTACAACAACAATCAGCGGAGTATTTTGATTACTATTTTGTTTCATGTTTTATTTAATATTACTAATGTAGCGCTTTGCTATAAGCTTGCTGAAGCAAGTGTAAGCACTGAAGTGATAAGGACGGGTATCTATGTACTAACAGCTGCAGGGTTTGTGGTATACTTCGGTGCCAAACACCTCCTAAAAGAGAAATAA
- a CDS encoding TetR/AcrR family transcriptional regulator codes for MSEMREQILDLAEVLIRSKGYNAFSYKDISTPLEVKNAAIHYHFPTKADLGKAIIDRTMEKFAVEKVNWSVLPPLKQLEAFIGIYDKSYASKLACFMGAMGSAYETFPPKMQESLTAASQEIRVWLREVFENGRKLGNFNFKGEASDKADEVVSALLSSLILSRVTKENVLATVKRSILENI; via the coding sequence ATGTCAGAAATGAGAGAGCAAATTTTGGATTTGGCGGAGGTATTGATTCGCTCTAAGGGATATAATGCCTTTAGCTACAAAGATATATCCACGCCTTTAGAAGTAAAAAATGCTGCGATTCACTACCATTTCCCCACCAAAGCAGATTTGGGCAAAGCCATTATCGACAGAACGATGGAAAAATTTGCTGTGGAAAAAGTGAATTGGAGTGTGCTTCCGCCGCTCAAGCAGCTTGAAGCTTTCATTGGCATCTATGACAAAAGCTATGCAAGTAAACTAGCTTGTTTCATGGGAGCGATGGGCTCGGCATACGAAACCTTCCCTCCTAAAATGCAGGAATCACTTACGGCAGCTAGCCAAGAAATAAGAGTTTGGCTGAGAGAGGTTTTTGAAAACGGCAGAAAACTAGGCAATTTCAACTTTAAGGGCGAGGCTTCGGACAAAGCCGATGAAGTAGTTTCAGCGCTACTTTCTTCCCTGATTCTAAGCAGGGTGACCAAAGAAAATGTGCTCGCCACAGTCAAAAGATCTATTCTGGAAAATATCTAA
- a CDS encoding GAF domain-containing protein: protein MNKFRLTIKTRIIAGFLLLIVIFGCNALISFTTLENSQAIIRSNSEDINPSVTALHDFSELLLKSKMYSTNWVYLQANTDDKKDLKDLHKNLYPTLKIRLNNLKKNWDNPEHISELDSIFTSFEEMLASEKEIMALLVSFDDYQNPLAKFTAEDLIEKTILIQTATISERLSKLVVAKQAEAAAADKSLLVSFGELRIINTVSGILTVIFGLVGALFVANSITTPINKLKEVIIKLGHGVLPDSQSSKFKNDEIGEMEKAVDKLVKGLISTSEFAETIGKGEYDNSYQPLSEEDILGNALILMRDNLKKVSEEDKKRNWIATGVARFSDILRSEHENIEVVTNNILQELIMYVEANQGGIFIVNDDNRSDVHLEMVACYAYDRRKFLEKRVDVGEGLVGQSYQENDKIFLTDVPEEYVSISSGLGEANPTSILIIPLSINEETVGVLELASFKVFEDHEVEFIEKIAENTASSIASVKINHRTKKLLEESQLSAEQLRSQEEEMRQNTEELQATQEEYERRINELERQLELKKSEEGANYESNIGNSLE, encoded by the coding sequence ATGAATAAATTCAGATTAACGATTAAGACGAGGATCATTGCAGGTTTCTTATTGCTGATTGTGATTTTTGGATGCAATGCTCTTATCAGTTTTACTACACTAGAAAATAGCCAGGCTATTATCAGGAGTAATTCTGAGGATATCAATCCTAGTGTTACCGCACTGCACGATTTTTCGGAATTGTTGCTGAAGTCAAAAATGTATTCGACAAACTGGGTATATCTGCAAGCGAATACGGATGATAAGAAAGATTTGAAAGATCTTCACAAAAACTTATATCCTACTTTGAAAATTAGGTTGAATAACCTTAAAAAAAACTGGGATAACCCAGAGCATATAAGTGAGCTTGATTCAATTTTTACAAGTTTTGAGGAGATGCTTGCCAGCGAGAAAGAGATCATGGCCTTACTGGTTTCTTTTGACGATTACCAAAATCCTTTGGCAAAATTCACGGCAGAAGACCTAATTGAAAAAACGATTCTTATTCAAACAGCAACTATCTCTGAAAGGTTATCTAAGCTGGTGGTTGCTAAGCAGGCTGAAGCCGCTGCTGCCGATAAAAGTCTACTAGTCTCTTTTGGTGAGTTGAGAATTATAAATACTGTGTCAGGTATATTGACAGTGATTTTTGGATTGGTAGGGGCATTATTTGTTGCTAATTCAATCACTACACCTATCAATAAACTGAAAGAAGTCATTATAAAGCTAGGTCATGGTGTACTTCCAGATAGCCAATCTTCTAAGTTTAAGAATGATGAAATAGGTGAGATGGAAAAAGCTGTAGATAAGCTTGTGAAAGGATTGATTTCTACTTCAGAGTTTGCCGAAACAATAGGTAAAGGCGAGTACGATAATTCTTATCAGCCACTGAGTGAAGAAGATATTTTGGGTAATGCTCTCATTTTGATGAGAGATAACTTGAAGAAGGTGTCTGAAGAAGATAAGAAGAGAAACTGGATTGCTACAGGAGTTGCACGTTTCTCTGATATTTTAAGGAGCGAACATGAGAATATAGAAGTAGTAACGAATAATATTCTTCAAGAGCTTATCATGTATGTGGAGGCGAACCAAGGTGGTATTTTCATTGTAAATGATGATAATAGAAGTGATGTTCACCTAGAAATGGTAGCCTGCTACGCTTACGATAGGCGCAAATTCTTAGAGAAAAGAGTAGATGTAGGAGAAGGTTTGGTAGGTCAGTCTTACCAAGAAAATGATAAAATATTTTTAACTGATGTTCCTGAAGAGTATGTAAGTATATCTTCTGGATTAGGTGAAGCTAACCCAACAAGTATCTTGATTATTCCTTTGTCAATCAATGAAGAAACTGTGGGTGTACTAGAGCTTGCTTCTTTCAAAGTATTTGAAGACCATGAGGTTGAATTTATAGAGAAAATAGCTGAAAATACTGCTTCTAGTATCGCTTCTGTAAAAATAAACCATAGGACTAAAAAGTTACTAGAAGAGTCTCAGTTGAGTGCCGAACAGTTAAGGTCTCAAGAAGAAGAAATGAGGCAAAATACAGAAGAACTTCAAGCTACTCAAGAGGAGTACGAAAGACGAATAAATGAGCTGGAAAGGCAACTTGAGCTCAAAAAGTCTGAAGAAGGAGCCAATTATGAAAGTAATATTGGTAACTCACTCGAGTAA
- the serA gene encoding phosphoglycerate dehydrogenase produces MENKKYYIIDFDSTFTKVEALDELCDIVHAGKESLGPVLSKVKDITDRAMEGELSFAEGLAERIAIIGAHRDHLPTLVDRLKTKVTDSIARNKDFFAKNADDILIISNGFVAFIEPIVTQYGIKSENIYANHFEFDTEGNIIGFDKSNPLAGNNGKVKLMKDLNLKGDIYVIGDGYNDYEIKKAGIADKFFAFTENINREKVSQVADYIAPSFDEVLYVNKMPMAISYPKNRINVLLLENVHPNAQKMFEDEGYNVEVMKGALDENELAERIKGVSILGIRSKTNVTAKVLANANRLMAVGAFCIGTNQIDLAGCLEKGITVFNAPFSNTRSVVELAIGEIIMLMRNLPDKMAAMHQGKWDKSASGSFEIRGKKLGIVGYGNIGAQLSVLAENMGMKVYYYDMVEKLALGNATKCNSMEELLGIADVVSLHVDGRAENKMVFGEEQFAMMKKGSILVNLARGFVVDIKALTDNLKSGKLVGAGIDVFPEEPKNNQEPFVSDLLGMKNVILTPHIGGSTLEAQENIASFVPSKIIEYVNTGNTFNSVNFPNLQLPAFEKSHRLLHIHKNVSGILAKINSVLAKHEINIMGQYLKTNEQVGYVITDIDKEYDKQVMKDLKAIEDTIKFRILY; encoded by the coding sequence ATGGAAAACAAAAAATACTACATCATTGATTTTGATAGTACTTTCACCAAAGTAGAAGCACTCGACGAGCTATGTGACATTGTACATGCAGGCAAAGAAAGCCTTGGACCTGTTCTTTCCAAAGTAAAGGACATTACCGATAGGGCTATGGAAGGAGAACTTTCCTTTGCCGAGGGGCTTGCTGAGCGAATTGCCATTATTGGAGCTCATCGCGATCACCTTCCCACCTTGGTCGATAGACTTAAAACCAAAGTAACCGATTCTATAGCTAGAAATAAGGATTTCTTCGCAAAGAATGCCGACGATATTCTGATCATTTCCAATGGATTTGTGGCATTTATAGAGCCTATTGTAACGCAATATGGCATTAAAAGTGAGAATATCTATGCCAACCATTTTGAGTTCGATACTGAAGGAAATATAATTGGTTTTGACAAAAGTAACCCACTAGCTGGCAACAATGGAAAGGTGAAGTTGATGAAAGACCTGAACCTAAAGGGGGATATTTATGTGATCGGTGATGGTTACAATGATTATGAGATCAAAAAAGCAGGGATCGCCGATAAGTTTTTTGCTTTCACAGAAAATATAAACCGTGAGAAGGTGAGCCAAGTTGCCGACTATATCGCACCAAGTTTCGACGAAGTTCTTTACGTAAATAAAATGCCAATGGCTATTTCTTATCCTAAAAATAGAATTAATGTATTGCTTCTAGAAAATGTGCACCCCAATGCTCAAAAGATGTTTGAGGATGAGGGTTACAATGTAGAAGTGATGAAAGGAGCTCTTGATGAAAATGAGCTTGCAGAGCGTATCAAAGGAGTTTCTATTTTGGGTATTCGCTCAAAAACCAACGTAACAGCAAAAGTGCTTGCCAATGCTAACCGCCTTATGGCAGTTGGTGCATTTTGCATAGGTACTAACCAAATTGATTTAGCGGGCTGCCTTGAAAAAGGTATCACCGTATTCAATGCACCTTTTAGCAATACGCGTAGCGTGGTTGAGCTTGCAATCGGTGAAATTATCATGTTGATGAGAAACCTTCCTGATAAAATGGCTGCCATGCACCAAGGCAAATGGGATAAATCTGCAAGCGGTTCTTTTGAGATTAGAGGGAAGAAGTTGGGCATAGTAGGATATGGAAACATTGGTGCTCAGCTTTCTGTATTGGCAGAAAATATGGGTATGAAGGTTTATTACTACGATATGGTAGAAAAACTAGCCTTGGGCAATGCAACCAAATGCAATTCTATGGAAGAGCTGCTTGGTATTGCCGATGTAGTCTCTCTCCACGTAGATGGCAGGGCTGAAAACAAGATGGTTTTTGGCGAAGAGCAATTTGCCATGATGAAAAAAGGGTCTATTTTGGTGAACTTGGCTAGAGGTTTTGTGGTAGATATAAAAGCTCTTACTGACAACCTGAAAAGTGGAAAACTAGTGGGTGCGGGAATCGACGTGTTCCCCGAAGAGCCTAAAAATAACCAAGAGCCATTTGTGTCTGATCTACTTGGTATGAAAAACGTAATTCTTACTCCGCATATCGGAGGAAGTACACTAGAAGCTCAGGAAAATATTGCCAGCTTTGTACCTAGTAAAATCATCGAATATGTGAACACGGGTAATACGTTCAATAGTGTGAATTTCCCGAACTTGCAGTTGCCAGCCTTCGAAAAGTCGCATAGGTTGCTCCATATTCACAAGAATGTATCTGGTATTTTGGCTAAGATCAATAGCGTATTAGCTAAGCATGAGATCAATATCATGGGACAATACCTCAAAACCAACGAACAAGTTGGTTATGTGATCACCGATATAGATAAAGAGTACGATAAGCAAGTGATGAAAGACCTAAAAGCAATTGAAGATACTATCAAGTTTAGGATTCTTTACTAG
- a CDS encoding glyoxalase/bleomycin resistance/extradiol dioxygenase family protein, with protein MKFNLIVIRTKEPQLLKKQYELLGFKFDYHQHGKGPLHYASEKDGFVFEIYPLTKSMKEADSSLRLGISVESLDLTIKHIKNSSWKIISDIKDTEWGLTAIIQDMDGRKIELKNT; from the coding sequence ATGAAATTCAATCTAATTGTTATTCGAACAAAAGAGCCTCAGTTACTAAAAAAGCAATATGAATTGCTTGGATTTAAATTTGACTATCACCAACATGGGAAAGGGCCACTTCATTATGCGAGTGAAAAGGATGGTTTTGTCTTTGAAATTTATCCATTAACAAAATCAATGAAAGAAGCAGACAGCTCACTCAGGCTAGGAATTTCAGTTGAAAGCCTAGATTTAACAATCAAGCATATCAAGAACTCAAGTTGGAAAATTATTTCGGATATCAAAGACACAGAATGGGGTTTAACTGCTATAATTCAGGATATGGATGGTAGAAAAATCGAATTAAAAAACACTTAA
- the trxA gene encoding thioredoxin, whose amino-acid sequence MSKFSNLIKNSDVPVLVDFYADWCQPCKVMAPTLSKVASRLDGKLKVLKVNVDKNAAAAQKYQIRGIPTLILFHKNKILWRQSGVVPEAQLIRQLEPFLGVKA is encoded by the coding sequence ATGTCAAAGTTCTCAAATTTGATCAAAAATTCAGATGTTCCAGTGTTGGTAGATTTTTATGCCGATTGGTGTCAGCCATGTAAGGTAATGGCGCCTACGCTGAGCAAAGTGGCTTCAAGGCTGGATGGCAAATTGAAAGTACTAAAGGTAAATGTAGATAAAAATGCCGCAGCAGCCCAAAAGTACCAGATAAGAGGTATTCCTACCTTGATTCTCTTCCATAAGAACAAGATTTTGTGGAGGCAATCGGGAGTAGTTCCTGAAGCGCAACTCATTAGGCAACTTGAACCTTTTTTGGGCGTGAAAGCTTAA
- the ahcY gene encoding adenosylhomocysteinase gives MSQTTLNYKVKDINLADWGRKEIKLAEAEMPGLMSLREEYGAEQPLKGARIAGCLHMTIQTAVLIETLVALGAEVTWSSCNIFSTQDQAAAAIAAAGIPVYAWKGMNEEEFNWCIEQTLFFGEGDDKKPLNMILDDGGDLTNMVLDEYPELVAGIKGLSEETTTGVHRLYERVKNGTLPMPAINVNDSVTKSKFDNKYGCRESAVDAIRRATDVMLAGKVAVVAGYGDVGKGTALSLSGAGARVIVTEIDPICALQAAMDGYEVKKMVNAVPRADIVITCTGNYNIISEEHFKLMGDKTIVCNIGHFDNEIDMAWLNGNYGDTKYEVKPQVDVYNVDGKEIIILAEGRLVNLGCATGHPSFVMSNSFTNQTLAQIELWNNSANYENKVYTLPKHLDEKVAALHLEKIGVELDELSEEQAKYIGVEQQGPFKPEHYRY, from the coding sequence ATGTCACAGACTACACTTAATTACAAAGTAAAAGACATAAACCTAGCAGATTGGGGTCGTAAAGAAATCAAATTGGCTGAAGCAGAAATGCCAGGTTTGATGTCCCTAAGAGAAGAATATGGCGCTGAGCAGCCTTTGAAAGGCGCAAGAATCGCTGGTTGTTTACACATGACTATCCAAACAGCTGTTTTGATAGAAACTTTAGTTGCATTAGGTGCTGAAGTTACTTGGTCATCTTGTAATATTTTCTCTACACAAGATCAAGCTGCTGCTGCAATTGCCGCTGCTGGCATCCCTGTTTACGCTTGGAAAGGTATGAACGAGGAAGAATTCAACTGGTGTATTGAGCAAACTCTTTTCTTTGGAGAGGGTGATGACAAGAAGCCATTGAACATGATTTTGGATGATGGCGGTGACCTTACCAACATGGTGCTTGACGAGTATCCTGAATTGGTTGCTGGCATCAAAGGTCTTTCTGAAGAAACTACTACTGGTGTTCACAGATTGTACGAAAGGGTAAAAAATGGAACTCTTCCAATGCCTGCTATCAACGTGAACGATTCAGTTACAAAATCTAAATTTGATAACAAATACGGTTGCCGTGAGTCTGCAGTAGATGCGATAAGAAGAGCTACTGATGTAATGTTGGCTGGTAAAGTTGCCGTTGTTGCTGGATATGGTGATGTTGGAAAGGGAACTGCTCTTTCACTTAGCGGTGCTGGCGCAAGGGTTATCGTTACTGAAATTGACCCAATTTGTGCGCTACAAGCTGCAATGGACGGTTATGAAGTAAAGAAAATGGTAAATGCTGTACCAAGAGCTGATATTGTAATTACTTGTACTGGTAACTACAACATCATTTCTGAAGAGCACTTCAAGTTGATGGGAGACAAAACCATCGTTTGTAATATTGGTCACTTCGATAATGAAATTGACATGGCTTGGCTGAATGGCAACTACGGTGATACTAAATACGAAGTAAAACCTCAAGTTGACGTTTACAATGTAGATGGAAAAGAAATCATCATCTTAGCTGAAGGTAGATTGGTGAACTTGGGATGTGCAACTGGCCACCCATCGTTTGTGATGTCTAACTCTTTCACGAACCAAACGCTAGCTCAAATAGAGCTTTGGAACAACTCTGCAAACTACGAGAACAAAGTTTATACGTTGCCTAAGCACTTGGACGAAAAAGTAGCTGCCTTGCACCTTGAAAAAATTGGTGTTGAATTGGACGAGCTTTCTGAAGAGCAAGCTAAATATATTGGTGTGGAACAACAAGGACCATTCAAACCTGAACATTACAGGTACTAA
- a CDS encoding YfiR family protein, translated as MAISWSILPAQTSNRYEIRKMFMYHFFKYIEWPDDNSASGEFVIAVAGDDQMAQVLSKNFNSFKRHGKKKYVVRSYDSFEQVKDCHVLFLGRSQSKYFEDVKGQFEGKSTLLITDRNGLGDKGSCINFKEQGNKLQFELNVSSLDKAKLKVAGQLRQVAILI; from the coding sequence ATGGCTATTAGCTGGAGTATCCTTCCAGCACAGACATCAAACCGATATGAAATAAGGAAAATGTTCATGTACCATTTCTTTAAGTACATTGAGTGGCCTGATGATAATAGTGCTAGTGGTGAGTTTGTTATTGCTGTTGCAGGCGATGATCAAATGGCACAGGTATTATCTAAGAACTTTAACAGTTTCAAAAGACACGGAAAAAAGAAATACGTTGTAAGAAGCTATGATAGCTTCGAGCAAGTAAAAGATTGCCATGTACTCTTCTTAGGAAGAAGTCAAAGCAAGTATTTTGAAGATGTAAAAGGTCAGTTTGAAGGTAAGTCGACCTTACTTATTACAGATAGAAATGGACTTGGAGACAAAGGCAGTTGTATCAACTTTAAAGAGCAAGGGAATAAGCTCCAGTTTGAACTAAATGTCTCTTCTTTAGACAAAGCAAAACTGAAGGTTGCAGGGCAATTAAGACAAGTTGCAATTTTGATTTAA